Proteins from a genomic interval of Procambarus clarkii isolate CNS0578487 chromosome 45, FALCON_Pclarkii_2.0, whole genome shotgun sequence:
- the Elp5 gene encoding elongator complex protein 5 isoform X2, with translation MSKTNVGKIFRKTEIPAPRTLLLTDTSEVCGRGLLYALVNSHLRSAISVLYLSTSLPCEEIKQFMKEESSAKIEFLDVASDPCGWDNDKPEISLQQPLHEIFRNRHIGIGGGKQRVALVIDKLEDVTRHQDSLDVIRSLHLLSGGDNIEQLILYCGRDIMPESTLSAVCHITAAVVHVLPTNPCSCRLILRKPSGKIIKHEEFSLTQDLQVQDIHLTKSKEASCSLESANAVAILAAQTTFNLSLTDDQRVAKNNLLLPHTRIQSQGGEIHYTPDDVDDWDEEDPDDDLNI, from the exons ATGTCAAAAACAAACGTCGGAAAAATTTTCAGGAAAACAGAAATACCTGCTCCACGGACATTGCTTTTAACAG ACACAAGTGAGGTTTGTGGCAGAGGATTGCTGTATGCTCTTGTGAACTCGCACCTTCGCTCTGCCATCTCTGTTCTCTACCTCTCCACGTCTTTGCCTTGTGAGGAAATAAAGCAGTTTATGAAGGAAG AATCCTCAGCAAAAATAGAATTTCTTGATGTTGCTAGTGATCCCTGTGGTTGGGATAATGATAAACCAGAAATATCACTACAGCAGCCACTACACGAAATATTCAGAAACAGACATATTGGTATTGGTGGTGGGAAACAAAGAGTGGCATTGGTGATTGACAAGCTTGAAGATGTAACTCGTCATCAGGACTCTCTGGATGTTATAAGAAGCTTACATTTGCTGTCTGGAG GAGATAATATTGAGCAGCTAATTTTGTACTGTGGACGGGACATCATGCCCGAGAGCACGCTATCTGCCGTTTGTCACATTACTGCTGCAGTGGTTCATGTACTGCCCACCAACCCATGCAGCTGCAGGCTCATTTTGAGGAAGCCTTCTGGGAAAATAATTAAG CATGAAGAATTTTCTTTAACTCAAGATTTACAAGTGCAAGATATACATTTGACAAAGTctaaagaagcatcatgttcacTTGAGAGTGCAAATGCAGTTGCCATCTTGGCTGCACAGACAACTTTTAATCTTTCCCTCACAGATGATCAGCGAGTAGCAAAGAATAATCTGCTGCTTCCTCACACCAG GATTCAATCACAAGGAGGAGAGATTCACTACACTCCTGACGATGTTGATGATTGGGATGAAGAGGATCCTGATGACGACTTAAACATATAG
- the Elp5 gene encoding elongator complex protein 5 isoform X1, which produces MSKTNVGKIFRKTEIPAPRTLLLTDTSEVCGRGLLYALVNSHLRSAISVLYLSTSLPCEEIKQFMKEESSAKIEFLDVASDPCGWDNDKPEISLQQPLHEIFRNRHIGIGGGKQRVALVIDKLEDVTRHQDSLDVIRSLHLLSGGDNIEQLILYCGRDIMPESTLSAVCHITAAVVHVLPTNPCSCRLILRKPSGKIIKVHEEFSLTQDLQVQDIHLTKSKEASCSLESANAVAILAAQTTFNLSLTDDQRVAKNNLLLPHTRIQSQGGEIHYTPDDVDDWDEEDPDDDLNI; this is translated from the exons ATGTCAAAAACAAACGTCGGAAAAATTTTCAGGAAAACAGAAATACCTGCTCCACGGACATTGCTTTTAACAG ACACAAGTGAGGTTTGTGGCAGAGGATTGCTGTATGCTCTTGTGAACTCGCACCTTCGCTCTGCCATCTCTGTTCTCTACCTCTCCACGTCTTTGCCTTGTGAGGAAATAAAGCAGTTTATGAAGGAAG AATCCTCAGCAAAAATAGAATTTCTTGATGTTGCTAGTGATCCCTGTGGTTGGGATAATGATAAACCAGAAATATCACTACAGCAGCCACTACACGAAATATTCAGAAACAGACATATTGGTATTGGTGGTGGGAAACAAAGAGTGGCATTGGTGATTGACAAGCTTGAAGATGTAACTCGTCATCAGGACTCTCTGGATGTTATAAGAAGCTTACATTTGCTGTCTGGAG GAGATAATATTGAGCAGCTAATTTTGTACTGTGGACGGGACATCATGCCCGAGAGCACGCTATCTGCCGTTTGTCACATTACTGCTGCAGTGGTTCATGTACTGCCCACCAACCCATGCAGCTGCAGGCTCATTTTGAGGAAGCCTTCTGGGAAAATAATTAAGGTG CATGAAGAATTTTCTTTAACTCAAGATTTACAAGTGCAAGATATACATTTGACAAAGTctaaagaagcatcatgttcacTTGAGAGTGCAAATGCAGTTGCCATCTTGGCTGCACAGACAACTTTTAATCTTTCCCTCACAGATGATCAGCGAGTAGCAAAGAATAATCTGCTGCTTCCTCACACCAG GATTCAATCACAAGGAGGAGAGATTCACTACACTCCTGACGATGTTGATGATTGGGATGAAGAGGATCCTGATGACGACTTAAACATATAG